One window of the Chryseotalea sp. WA131a genome contains the following:
- a CDS encoding DUF664 domain-containing protein: protein MDKKVNRRNFIKTTASVATGIAGLSLFPNVGLSRNNTLADGIHIIGPKDGFTPQVGTLLSMMTWMRNVVVLGVENMKKEELDYLHDSTSNSIGAMLLHLAATERQYQIKTFEWDIDFKGDGKINWDAAMRLGDKGRKYIKGYSLDYYLNILNETRSTTINEFKKRDDNWLSKVDPSGFQSMPTNNYCKWFHVCEHESNHNGQIKWIKSRLPGAKPGND from the coding sequence ATGGACAAAAAAGTTAACAGGAGAAATTTTATAAAAACGACAGCTTCTGTTGCAACAGGAATTGCCGGACTAAGTTTATTTCCAAACGTGGGACTTTCAAGGAATAACACTTTGGCTGACGGAATACATATCATTGGACCAAAAGACGGATTCACACCTCAAGTTGGGACTCTTTTATCAATGATGACATGGATGAGAAATGTAGTTGTTCTAGGTGTAGAGAATATGAAGAAAGAAGAGTTGGACTACTTACATGACTCGACATCAAATTCAATTGGGGCAATGTTACTCCATTTGGCAGCAACTGAAAGACAATATCAAATAAAGACTTTCGAGTGGGACATAGACTTTAAAGGTGACGGAAAAATTAATTGGGATGCAGCAATGCGTCTTGGTGACAAAGGACGGAAATATATAAAGGGATATAGTTTGGACTATTATCTCAACATTTTAAACGAGACTCGTTCAACGACAATAAATGAGTTTAAAAAGAGGGACGACAATTGGTTATCGAAAGTCGACCCTTCAGGTTTTCAAAGTATGCCGACAAACAACTACTGTAAGTGGTTTCATGTTTGTGAACATGAATCAAATCATAACGGACAGATTAAATGGATTAAGAGCAGACTTCCAGGAGCAAAACCTGGTAACGACTAA